The proteins below come from a single Plasmodium malariae genome assembly, contig: PmUG01_00_42, whole genome shotgun sequence genomic window:
- the PmUG01_00071000 gene encoding STP1 protein — translation MDNCFSSYYSSWGSQNIMLSSLLKFKTIENVIKQKTRSLINEDHKNNFRNVCFDLANYLIENKNPPRYYELYRIAWKGTLYNRLKDYYKKLDKHGGCPLILEEKDKKILELKYEEADFCENKNEYLDEIQRLKGELPINSDKYSCRCNEYNEWIEQKKKYFEERSSLFGICYQKTDQKKKKKPSEFICDLTNPNTFEQISDCQVPYKLSTREAASDNSEEVSQTKGQEKHEDPIKSQESPKRDKQAQPTERTGTTVIDQNSDHNQNRQKPQQELDPPFQSELQTQEDVSSFESSPKKNEPNPEDSLRSETLSIIAHPDLSVAVTDKSASFSPAPLATKSENSFEISLSSPTLSTSLSSTLSSTVPSEISGNIPSSRTRRSEHLAQGYLEHPKYGDEEIIKKIKIHECNMIKKVNTLNQKNERTKTIIEVHLEVLEAYRKEEWECKKGEFLEICLDVLTKERYGTHSNLTNDDLIMKNVKSCGHIEKQKILWNKWIERHKNISDKFKKVDWFNNLKNEWKKEKSYIKEMEELKNKSSNEYQNILFLQREKDVWRRWISEKGKILKQYIDQNWFKKLSELNQNMLDEYKNEEKANYVSLINIEELEHGKNYEELYKYIKSKLLSKLCILVLMTILEECKKEEYIEDRELHLDNSINERKTKKNSEKIPELSDKFIEKYSNVYENSKNSNIHNNIEENFFREEMNDWIGEEVTYVNSIESVSNIDKYYNSST, via the exons ATGGATAATTGTTTTTCCTCG TATTATAGTTCATGGGGTTCACAGAATATAATGCTCTCTAGCTTGTTAAAGTTTAAAACTAttgaaaatgtaataaaacaaaaaactaGATCCTTAATTAACGAggatcataaaaataattttagaaatgTATGCTTTGATTTGGCTAATTATCTAATTGAGAACAAAAATCCACCACGATATTATGAACTATATAGAATAGCGTGGAAAGGAACACTGTATAACAGGTTAAAAGATTACTATAAAAAGCTTGATAAACATGGAGGATGCCCTTTGATTTTAgaggaaaaagataaaaaaattttagaattaaaGTATGAAGAAGCAGATTTCtgtgaaaacaaaaatgaatacCTAGATGAAATACAACGATTAAAAGGGGAACTACCAATTAATTCTGATAAGTATTCATGTAGATgtaatgaatataatgaatggattgaacaaaagaaaaagtattttGAGGAAAGATCAAGCCTTTTTGGAATATGCTACCAAAAAACagaccaaaaaaaaaaaaaaaaaccttcAGAATTTATATGCGATCTAACGAATCCAAATACCTTCGAACAAATATCTGATTGCCAAGTCccatataaattatcaacGCGTGAAGCTGCATCTGATAATTCAGAAGAAGTTTCACAAACAAAAGGGCAAGAGAAACATGAAGATCCAATTAAATCACAAGAATCACCGAAACGAGATAAACAAGCTCAACCTACAGAGAGAACTGGAACTACAGTAATAGATCAAAATTCAGATCATAATCAAAATAGACAAAAACCTCAACAAGAACTGGATCCTCCATTTCAATCCGAACTACAAACACAGGAAGATGTATCATCATTTGAGTCTTCacctaaaaaaaatgaacctAATCCTGAAGATTCTTTACGTTCAGAAACACTATCAATTATTGCACACCCTGATTTATCTGTAGCTGTAACAGATAAATCTGCATCATTTTCCCCAGCTCCATTAGCCACAAAATCAGAAAATTCTTTCGAAATATCTTTATCTTCTCCTACATTATCAACCTCCCTCTCAAGTACTTTAAGTTCAACTGTGCCCTCTGAAATTTCAGGTAACA TACCTTCATCCCGTACCAGAAGAAGTGAACATCTAGCACAGGGTTATTTAGAACACCCCAAATATGGTGATGaagaaatcataaaaaaaataaaaatacatgaatGTAACATGATCAAGAAGGTAAATACgttaaatcaaaaaaatgaaaggaCTAAAACTATCATAGAAGTACATTTGGAAGTACTTGAAGCGTACAGAAAAGAAGAATGGGAATGcaaaaaaggagaatttttagaaatatgcCTAGATGTATTGACAAAAGAAAGATATGGAACTCATTCTAATTTAACAAATGATGatctaataatgaaaaacgtTAAAAGTTGCGGTCAtattgaaaaacaaaaaatctTATGGAACAAGTGGATAGAaagacataaaaatatttctgataaatttaaaaaagtggactggtttaataatttgaaaaatgaatggaaaaaagaaaaatcctacataaaagaaatggaagaattaaaaaataagtcaTCGAATGaatatcaaaatattctGTTCTTGCAAAGAGAGAAAGATGTATGGAGGAGGTGGATATCAGAAAAGGGAAAGATtctaaaacaatatattgaTCAAAACtggtttaaaaaattatcagaGCTTAACCAGAATATGTTAGATgaatacaaaaatgaagaaaaagcaAATTATGTGtcactaataaatatagaagaatTGGAACacggaaaaaattatgaagaattatataaatatataaaatcaaaATTACTATCAAAACTTTGTATATTAGTACTTATGACAATATTAGAAGAATGCAAAAAAGAAGAGTATATAGAAGATAGAGAATTACATTTAGATAATTCCATAAATGAAAggaaaactaaaaaaaattcagaaAAAATACCAGAACTTTCAgataaatttattgaaaagTATAGTAACGTTTAtgaaaatagcaaaaatagcaatattcataataatatagagGAGAACTTCTTTAGGGAAGAGATGAATGATTGGATAGGAGAAGAAGTAACATATGTAAATTCCATAGAAAGTGTGAGTAATATTgacaaatattataacagTTCAACCTAG